The sequence TGGATCGCCGTCTTGTCTCGTCTGGATCTTAGCGTGGCATACCCCTTTCTTGCCTTAAACTTTGTGTTGATTACTATCATATCCCGCCTGTTCCTTGGCGAGACTGTGCCCCTCCTTCGATGGGCAGGGATCGGTGTAATCGTAGTTGGTATTCTTCTGGTGGCGCGCAGCACTACGGCGTCATAAAAACAAAGTGCACGAATCGCTTAGAAAACGCCACAACCGCTCCAAAGCTGGTACTTTGGTTTCCCTTTGTCTGCTGCTGGCAATTGCCGTGCCCTGGCTGGCTGGCACTGCCAAGGTATCGGCTGACCAACCAGTGATCTGGTCCAAACCGGTCAACTTATCCCAATCGGACGAGAGCTCGGTTCACCCGGCCATTGTCGCCGACAGCATGGGGAATATCCACCTCTTTTGGAGTGAAGAGGTGGGTGGGGAACCGATGCTGCAGGACGAAATGGCCCGGCCTGGTAATACGATCCTCTATACTCGCTGGGACGGCCAATCATGGATCGAACCAAGGGATGTTCTGTACGTGCGGGGTGAATACCTTGGTGACTATGTTTCGGTCGCAATCGATGACAACAACCGGCTCCATGCAGTGTGGACGGGACTGGATAACATTTACTACAGTTCGGCGCCGGCGGCTGTAGCTGAGACAGCCCAGTCGTGGAGCAAACCGGTGGTGGTTGGAACCGGCAGCGCCCGCTCCGCCTTCGAGTCTGCTGTTGCTGTTGATTCACAAGGTGTTATTCATGTTGCCTATGGCGCCCGACGCGATGTGCCGGGAGTCAACTACGTGCAATCGAGCAACGGCGGCGAGACCTGGTCGGCGCCAGTGACATTGTCACTTCCCCTGGATCGTTTGGAGAGTGGCTATTCGCAGGTGCGCTTGGTGGTAGACAGTGCAGACCGAATCCATGCTACCTGGACAACCTTCCAGAGACAAGGCTTTGGCCAAGGTGTCTATCATAGTCGCAGCACAGATGGTGGTCTTACATGGAATACGCCCTACCGGCTCGCTTATCGAGAGGATGACGATATTTTCGTGGAGTGGCCCTATCTCACCGAGTTTGCCGACCAGGAACTGCGTGTGATCTTCACCGATGGTGATGGCAAGGGCCGGTTGCAGCGCATATCGACCGACGGGGGCGAAACCTGGGGTGAACCAACGGTCATCCTGACCGAATTGGAAGGCATTAACGGCTATATCATTTCTCTGCTCGATGCCGCCGAGCAACCCCACTTGATCGCAAACATGCGTACCCGGTCTGACGGCACCGTCGGCCTGTTTTATGCCCCCGGCGCCGGGGGAGGCTGGCAACCGACTGTTCCGATCGCAACCGATCTACCCTACGGCCCCTCATCACACTATCCTGCAGCCGCCGTTCGCCTGGGCAATGAGATACACATCGTGTGGACCCAGTTGCGACGGGGTGAGATATGGCATATGAAGGGGGAGGTCTCCGGGGTTGAACCTCTTCCGGTGATGGAGAGGCTTCCGCCACAAGAAGTTGTGCAGCCATCGCCTACGATTAGCATCTCTACACCAACCCCAGAACCGCTGGAAACGGTGGCACCATCCCGGGAGCGGGGCGTTGCCGGGCCGACGCCCGCGCCCGTTGCACCGCCATCGCCGCTCGGCGCAGTGCTACCCGGTATAACACTTTCGCTGCTCCTGGTGCTTGGTGTGATCGTTTGGAAGGGTGTTCGCGCCAGATAGCGCGTTGAGGCATTACGGATGCATCATTTCACTGAGCTGTTTGGGTATCGTGACCTGCTCTGGCTATGGACCTTGCGAGAAGTCAGGGTACGGTATAAACAATCTTTCCTGGGCGTTGCCTGGGCGATCATTCAACCGCTGGCCCTGACTGTCGTCTTTACCGTCGTTTTTTCTTTTCTGCTTAAGATCGATACCGGGGATGTGCCCTATCCGGTTTTTGCCTATACTGGACTGGTCCCCTGGACGTTCTTTGCAACCTCGCTGGCTTTCGGGATTCCCAGCCTTGTCAACAATATGAATCTGGTCACAAAAATCTACTTTCCCCGGGAGATACTGCCCCTTGCCAGTATCGGAGCCGCCTTTGTAGATTTTCTGATCGCCTGCGCGATTCTGGCCGGGTTGATGTTGATTTATCGGGTCTTTCCAGGAATCGAGGCCTTGTGGCTCGGCCCGCTGCTCTTGCTGCAGATCATTCTGAGTATCGGTGTGATTTTGCTGGGCGCTGCGCTCATTGTGTTCTTCCGCGATATTCGTTTCGTCGTACCCTTATTGACGCAGGTCTGGATGTATGCTACGCCAATCATCTACCCGGTGGATTTCGTACCTGAACAGTTGCGACCCTTCTATTTTCTGAATCCAATGGCCGGTATCATCGACGGATATCGACGGGTGCTGATTTATGGTGAGGCGCCCAATATGCAAGCGCTGACATTGGCCACGATAGTGTCCGTGATACTGTTTGTGGTAGGATACCTGGTTTTCAAGCGAACAGAACCGGTATTTGCGGATATCATATGACCGATCAACTTCCATTGGGGTCTGTAATTTGTGATAAGGTTTCCAAACGCTATCGACTGGGTGCGTTTGGATCATTGCGCGGCACGGTGTCATCCCTTTTCGAGCGGCGGAGTGAGGAAGAAGAGGCACAGCGTACTCTGTGGGCATTGCAGGATGTTAGCTTTCGGTTGCAGCCTGGCGAGTCACTGGGCTTGCTGGGTCCCAATGGTGCCGGAAAGACGACCACCCTGAAGCTCCTGTCGAAGATTACCAGGCCAACATCGGGCAACATTACACTGCTTGGGCGCTCCTCATCCTTAATCGAGTTGGGGGCGGGATTCCATCCGGAACTTACTGGCAAGGAGAATATCTTTCTGAATGGAGCGATTCTGGGATTGAGTCGCCACGAGATTCAACGGCGTCTTGATGAGATTATTGCATTCTCTGAATTGGAAAGGTTCATCGATACCCCTGTCAAACGTTACTCTTCAGGCATGTATGTCCGTCTTGGCTTTGCCGTGGCTGCCTACGTCGAGCCGAATGTGCTTCTGGTTGATGAAGTGTTGGCAGTGGGAGATATTAGCTTTCGGCAGCGCTGCATCAAACGAATGAAGGAGTTGCAGGAATCGGGCACGACAGTTATCTTTGTCTCTCACAACATGCATCTGGTTCGCAACATGTGTCAACGCTCGTTGCTCCTGGTTCATGGACAGATCCAGTCAGAGGGTCCCACAGATGATGTGATCGCAGACTATGAACGGCTAATCATGGGAACTGCCGAATTGGCGAATGACAAGTCCCAGGACAAGGACCAGTCCCAGGTGTTGTCCGATGTCATTGTGCTGAATGTCGACGTAGCTCCCCTGACACCAAACGATAGGAACCTCATCGATTCGCATCAGTCTGGTGTAGTGACAATTCGTTACCGTACCCAGGCGCCCCGGGAAATCGGGCGTATCGATGTCCGCGTATTACGCGACGATGGCACACTGTGTAGTTCACTTGATGCCAGGGCAGCCGCCAAAAACGATCCTCGATTCCGCCACCTGGATCGGGAAGGTTCGTTTGTCTTGACCTTTTCACCCATGCAGTTGACTTCAGGCACCTATTTCGTGCTCGTTCGTATTACCGACTCATCCGATGCCCTGGTTATCGCATCCGGACAATCCAAGTTATTTCAGGCCTACGCAGGCGACCTGCCTTCGCCGCCGGGGGTTTTTGTTCCCTCAGTTGCATGGGACGTCGGGAAAGAGAATCGAAGTTAGTTGAAAATCCACAGCTTCAGGGGAAAGACTTTTCGTGACCCACGCAGGGTTTCGCGGAGTCTCGAAATCGGACAAACAGTTCCCGGGTGAGAATCGCATGGATATTGGCGCAATAGGTTGGTGGCATCACGATAACCACGGTGACTGGGCGATGCTGAATGCCCTGACGCACGCTATGAAGCCACATCGCATCGTGCCGATTGATACCGGCTTTGAGGTCAATGAGGACACGCTCTATCGTCTAAATCGGCTTGATTTTCTTATCCTTGGCGGTGGCACGTTGATGCGCGAGAGGCCTGTCGAACCCTTTGACCGATTCGATAGTTGGGGCGAATATCTTACAACTCCTATTGGCATTGCGGGGATGGGTGTCGAGACCGTGGCCCCTAACTATGCAGACGCGATGGGAGCATTGTTGGACAAAAGTGAGTTCTTCTACGTCCGGGATCAGACCAGCCTGGCGTTGCTGGATCATCCCAAAGCCCGTTATGCTCCCGATCTCACATTTTCTCAGCCGTTGCCAATTGCCGGGGCCAGGTCCGTGGTCGAAGGACGATCACCTCTTTGCGGTGTCAATCTTCGTCGGCTTCCCGGGGATGTTTTGACGAACTGGATCGATGTTCTTCAACAATTGCCGGTGGAGTTTCGGGGCATTTCGCTCTCTTCCCATCCCGAGTTCTCTGAGGGCGGGTTGTTGCGACAACTGGATCCTCAGTATCCGGATGGCTTTGACCCGCGCTCTTATGCCGATCTTAACCTGATGATTGGCACCGCCTTTCATTCGGTGGTCTACGCCATTCAATCGGCGATCCCCGTGATCGCGATCGCCTATGCGCCAAAGGTCCGACGGTTGATGACTGATATCGGTCTCGGCGACTTCGTGCTTGAGCCAACGGAGTGGGACCTCCTGCCCGGGCTGGTACAGACGGCCATCGAGAGGCAAGAGGAAATGGCCGAGCGGTTGAGGGAGACCACGACTGAGTTGACTCGGGCCGCCAACGCCAACGCAACAGCGATCAAAGAACATATCGAGGCCGTCGCCCAACCACATGAACGGCTTGGTCCCAGGGTCAGCATCGCCGTTCTGGTAACGGGCAGTGATGAAGAAACCAGGCGAACGATCCAATCCTGTTTGGACCAGACCCATGAGAATGTAGAAGTGGTCGTTGTAGCCAATCAAGCTGGTGAGCCAGAGCTCGGAACGGAACATTCTGACCAGATCCGTATCATTCGAATGGAACGCGAGTCAGAGGCGGGCGATCTTCTGCAAGCCGGGTTGCTAGAAGCTGACGGTTGCTATGTGACCTGGATCCGCTCCGGGGATCGTTTCACGCGGGATGCTATTGACTGCATGGTCAGCTGGCTGGAAGCCGATAGCATGTGCGATATGGTCTATTCGGATTATTTCGTGACCGGTGGTCATGATCGCATCTTGGATTGGCAAGTAGTACACCCTGCCTACAAACTCTTTCGGCGCAACGTGGTTGGACCCTGTTTCCTGCTGCGGACATCACTTATGTCGGACCTTGGCATGCACCATGCTACCTCGCTCTTGCCCGACTATGACTACTGGTTGCGTGCCCAGAACGAGGGTGAGCTCGAACCCCGGCATACCAGGCTCTTTTACCGTCACATTTCCAATGGCGCCATCGATGATCCGGTCGAGGAACAGCAGGTGCGACGGGAGTGGATTGCCGGTTTGCCGCTATCGCGTCAAGTAGTGTGGCGGGTCCGGGATAACAATTTTATCAACCAACAGGTGATTCCCTGGTCGATGGCAGCTGCTCGCAACGTGGCAGGAACACTCAAGCAAAGCCGCAGGGACCAGGACTAAGAAGATGAGTCATGCTCACAGTTAGCGCCATCGTGGTGACCTTCAATCGAGCAGACTATCTTCCCGAGGCGCTTGACAGCATTTTCTCGCAGGAGATGCCGCCGCTGGAAGTCATTGTCGTCGACGACGGATCCGTTGACGATACGAAGGAAGTCGTTGGCAGCTATGGCGACCGGATTCTGTATGTATGGCAGGAGAACCAGGGTGTATCCGCTGCGCGGAATCGGGGTCTTTCTGTTGCTCAAGGCGACTTGATCGCCTGGCTTGACTCGGATGATGCCTGGCAGCCTGCGTTCCTGTCGACCCTTGTGCAGCGCATCGAGCGTGATCCAGGTGTCGATGGCGCCTACAGCGGGAGAGTTTATATCGACAGCGAAGGAAAGGCACTTTCCCAATCGGTGCGAGTGGAACCGGACGAAGCGTTATATGCCAGTTTGATTGAGGATAACTTCCTCACGACTTCCTCGCTTATCGTTAAACGAAGCTGTTATGAATCGGCCGGTCCATTTGACCGTCAGTTCCGTATCGGTGAGGATTACGATATGTGGCTTCGTTTCGCCCGGCGACACAGGATTGTTGGCATGCCGGAACCTCTGGTAAGATACAGGGTGCACAGTGGCAATACCGTGGCGGATGCCGACAAATATAAATACTACCGGCTTGCGTTGACCGGGAAGCAGTTTGGTGAACTGGGCAGTGACCGCGATCAATGGACCGAAGAAGCACGACTTGCCCACGGATTTTCCTTTCGATCCGTTGCCTTCAACTACTTCCAGGCAGGTCAGATGGACGAAGGGTGGTACTACCTGCAGCAGGCGATATCGATATATCCGGATATTCTGGAGCGCCTTGACACCTACTACGAAGTGCTCTGCGGAGATCAGCCCTTGGGTCTGCGAGGCCAGGCGCAATTGTTGGATATCGATGCCAATAGTGCAGATTTGCTAAGACGGTTGGATGCCCTGTTTTACGAAGGTGGCAATACTCTGCAGCCGCGACGGCCCGCCGCTTACGGCAACGCTTACCTCGCCATGGCCATGCTGAATGATCAGGCTGGCAATTGGTCGCAGGCCCGGCGTTGCATCGCCCGAGCGATTCGGCACTATCCCGCTTTGCTTGGCCAGCAAGGTGTGTTGCGGCGTTTCGTCAAGTTGTCGGTGGGCCAGTCAGGAGCAGAACTGGGAAGATCGTTTTTGGATCGGTCGCCCTGACGATTGAGTTCGTTGCTGTTGTCGATTGAGAAGAAATCAATGCGTTTCCTTTTCTTATCCAATTTATATCCGCCGGCCCATTTGGGAGGCTGGGAGTTGATGTGTCGCGACATTGCGGGCGCGTTCATTGACCGCGGTCACCAGGTGGAGGTTTTGACGAGTCGCTTCCAAAAGGAAATGATTGAGCAGGATGATCCCAATATCCATCGGGAACTGTATCTGGAAAGCGATGTCCACCATTACAATCCAGTTGACTATTTCCTGCAATCGCAACGGAACGACGAACGAAACTTCGAGACGCTAACCCGGAATATTCAGGACTTCCAGCCCGATGCTGTGGTGGTGTGGGGCATGTGGCTGCTGAATCCGCAGTTGGCTGCGCTGGCGGAAAAGCTATGTCCCGGCCGGGTTGCCTATTATTTCTGCGGCTATTGGCCCATCGAAGAGGACCCGCACAGCCAGTACTGGCGCGCCTTCGTTGATAACAAGCGGTTGCCGGGATGGCTCAGTCAACGAATCAGCCGGCAGGCGTTGGCACGGCAGGAGAACCGCTCGAAAGATCAACTCGAATTCCGACATGTGACATGCGTGAGCCAGGCGGTACTGGACATACTGAGAGAAGGTG is a genomic window of Chloroflexota bacterium containing:
- a CDS encoding polysaccharide pyruvyl transferase family protein, whose protein sequence is MDIGAIGWWHHDNHGDWAMLNALTHAMKPHRIVPIDTGFEVNEDTLYRLNRLDFLILGGGTLMRERPVEPFDRFDSWGEYLTTPIGIAGMGVETVAPNYADAMGALLDKSEFFYVRDQTSLALLDHPKARYAPDLTFSQPLPIAGARSVVEGRSPLCGVNLRRLPGDVLTNWIDVLQQLPVEFRGISLSSHPEFSEGGLLRQLDPQYPDGFDPRSYADLNLMIGTAFHSVVYAIQSAIPVIAIAYAPKVRRLMTDIGLGDFVLEPTEWDLLPGLVQTAIERQEEMAERLRETTTELTRAANANATAIKEHIEAVAQPHERLGPRVSIAVLVTGSDEETRRTIQSCLDQTHENVEVVVVANQAGEPELGTEHSDQIRIIRMERESEAGDLLQAGLLEADGCYVTWIRSGDRFTRDAIDCMVSWLEADSMCDMVYSDYFVTGGHDRILDWQVVHPAYKLFRRNVVGPCFLLRTSLMSDLGMHHATSLLPDYDYWLRAQNEGELEPRHTRLFYRHISNGAIDDPVEEQQVRREWIAGLPLSRQVVWRVRDNNFINQQVIPWSMAAARNVAGTLKQSRRDQD
- a CDS encoding exo-alpha-sialidase, with the translated sequence MHESLRKRHNRSKAGTLVSLCLLLAIAVPWLAGTAKVSADQPVIWSKPVNLSQSDESSVHPAIVADSMGNIHLFWSEEVGGEPMLQDEMARPGNTILYTRWDGQSWIEPRDVLYVRGEYLGDYVSVAIDDNNRLHAVWTGLDNIYYSSAPAAVAETAQSWSKPVVVGTGSARSAFESAVAVDSQGVIHVAYGARRDVPGVNYVQSSNGGETWSAPVTLSLPLDRLESGYSQVRLVVDSADRIHATWTTFQRQGFGQGVYHSRSTDGGLTWNTPYRLAYREDDDIFVEWPYLTEFADQELRVIFTDGDGKGRLQRISTDGGETWGEPTVILTELEGINGYIISLLDAAEQPHLIANMRTRSDGTVGLFYAPGAGGGWQPTVPIATDLPYGPSSHYPAAAVRLGNEIHIVWTQLRRGEIWHMKGEVSGVEPLPVMERLPPQEVVQPSPTISISTPTPEPLETVAPSRERGVAGPTPAPVAPPSPLGAVLPGITLSLLLVLGVIVWKGVRAR
- a CDS encoding glycosyltransferase, with amino-acid sequence MLTVSAIVVTFNRADYLPEALDSIFSQEMPPLEVIVVDDGSVDDTKEVVGSYGDRILYVWQENQGVSAARNRGLSVAQGDLIAWLDSDDAWQPAFLSTLVQRIERDPGVDGAYSGRVYIDSEGKALSQSVRVEPDEALYASLIEDNFLTTSSLIVKRSCYESAGPFDRQFRIGEDYDMWLRFARRHRIVGMPEPLVRYRVHSGNTVADADKYKYYRLALTGKQFGELGSDRDQWTEEARLAHGFSFRSVAFNYFQAGQMDEGWYYLQQAISIYPDILERLDTYYEVLCGDQPLGLRGQAQLLDIDANSADLLRRLDALFYEGGNTLQPRRPAAYGNAYLAMAMLNDQAGNWSQARRCIARAIRHYPALLGQQGVLRRFVKLSVGQSGAELGRSFLDRSP
- a CDS encoding polysaccharide ABC transporter ATP-binding protein, yielding MTDQLPLGSVICDKVSKRYRLGAFGSLRGTVSSLFERRSEEEEAQRTLWALQDVSFRLQPGESLGLLGPNGAGKTTTLKLLSKITRPTSGNITLLGRSSSLIELGAGFHPELTGKENIFLNGAILGLSRHEIQRRLDEIIAFSELERFIDTPVKRYSSGMYVRLGFAVAAYVEPNVLLVDEVLAVGDISFRQRCIKRMKELQESGTTVIFVSHNMHLVRNMCQRSLLLVHGQIQSEGPTDDVIADYERLIMGTAELANDKSQDKDQSQVLSDVIVLNVDVAPLTPNDRNLIDSHQSGVVTIRYRTQAPREIGRIDVRVLRDDGTLCSSLDARAAAKNDPRFRHLDREGSFVLTFSPMQLTSGTYFVLVRITDSSDALVIASGQSKLFQAYAGDLPSPPGVFVPSVAWDVGKENRS
- a CDS encoding ABC transporter permease, whose product is MHHFTELFGYRDLLWLWTLREVRVRYKQSFLGVAWAIIQPLALTVVFTVVFSFLLKIDTGDVPYPVFAYTGLVPWTFFATSLAFGIPSLVNNMNLVTKIYFPREILPLASIGAAFVDFLIACAILAGLMLIYRVFPGIEALWLGPLLLLQIILSIGVILLGAALIVFFRDIRFVVPLLTQVWMYATPIIYPVDFVPEQLRPFYFLNPMAGIIDGYRRVLIYGEAPNMQALTLATIVSVILFVVGYLVFKRTEPVFADII